The Vitis vinifera cultivar Pinot Noir 40024 chromosome 1, ASM3070453v1 DNA segment CTTGTATTAGGATTCCACTCCCTCTAACATTGCATCTGGCTTGGAGGCATGCCAACCTTAAACCAAGTCCCCATGCTAAAATAACAAGCACCAACAGACGTCCACACTTCTCACTCCCTCTGCTAAAATGTGAAGATACTGCAAATGCTTCAGCCCCATAAGGCTCCTTCAAAATTGAAAGCACAATGCTCATATTCCATTCCACACTCCAATCCAAGTACTTGTTAGCAGTGCTGTAACAGCCGCCCCAAAAAGTAAACTAAacaacacattaaaaaaaacctGTTTACTTCTATATACTCTTCATCCCAAAACCTCCGTGAAATAAACTAATAGTTCACAAACAGCCATACTAATCCAAGAAAAGCACAGGTGGAGAGGAGGAGAACATAAACAGAAGTGATGAAAGGCCCCTTCAATTTTGCATTGTGGAAGAGTTCACATACCATCTCTCTCAGAGCCATTGGCTTCTCTCCTGGTTGTAGCTTTGATGCCAAATTGACAGTCACAGCCGAGTTAAAGAACTCTAGGAGATGAAGGggcagcataaaaaggagacCCAGCTGAACgaatttaaggaaaaaaccCCCAGTCAGTCTTCTTGCTATATGGGTTGGGACAGGTTAATTCCACCGGTAAGAGTAACCAGGAGGCAGTGTTAGAATTTCAATGGTTTCAGCAAGTGTCCTTTGGAGGACTATTTCATAGAAAACCAAGAAGGAAAACAGAGGAAGGGAAGAGAAAAGGCTGAAGATGATGAAGTTGGTGTTTTTGTATGGGATCATGAGAGCTTCTTTGATTAGATCCAAGAAGCATAGCTCCTTCCACATAATATTGGTGCCAGTCACCTCCAAGCCTTTCACTTCTGTGCTCTATCCTGAGAGTCTTGGAACATATATGAAGGCTTCTCTCTGTGGTTTCCTTCGTCCGTCTACCAATTCAGGGATTGACTTGGTGTTCTACCCTCTTGGGTGATATTTTAGATGAACACAATGCTGTAGATGTCATTCATGGGTGCTTGTTAATATAATATGTGTTTATATCTAAATGGTAGAATTCATTTGGTTGACTTTAATTTTATGTAGTCCTGACCCAGGCTCATGGCTTTTCTAGTCTCACAATTGCTGGATGAGATATTTTTTAGGGCTCAAATTGACTTGTGAACTCTACCTCAATTTACAGTTGGGTTCCCATTCGAATTGACCATGCTTCTGACCTCTTGATTTCTTACTCTAAAGCCAATAGCTTAGGGTTCACATGTTGGGACACAAGTCGAATGGCCACATCATTCTCTAATGCCTCTCAAAAATGTGTCATCTTTCATTCCTATTGTGTAGGCATTCGGCTTTTACTGGCCTTTCCAGATGGACTTTCTTAGTGCCATTAGGAATTAAACAAGTTTCTTGTTCCTCTTACCTGGTTAATTATTACTTCTAGTATGTTGTTGGAGTAAGGGATTCCCTTTTTAGCTGTCTAGATTGCTTTCAGGACCACTGGTGTGAAAATTAAGGATTGGGCAAACCAAAGTAGCAGGTATAGAACTGCTTCCTCCAGCACTACATTCAGCTTCTAGGCAAGACAACCTCAACAACAAGCACCAGAAGAGTTCCATGCTGTTCATTACCCCTGTTAATGTTAACCAAGAGCTTTAATGCTTCCCTCCCATGTGTCTCCTTCAAATCAAAACCGTGATAGACATGTTCCAGCACTTTAATTTATGTACTTATCTAGCAGTACTGTGAAAGCCATTCATGAAATGCTACAACCAGCAGGCTATGTATAGCAGTTTATTGCCATCCTATCAATCCAAGTAGCATAAAAGTTGACATGAGAAGTGAGAACAATGAGAGATGTGATGAAGGGACTCTTCAACCTTGTTTTGTGGATGGCCTGACATATCAGCTTTCTTTGTGTTTTTGGATTGTCCCCAGTGTTATATCCTAGAGCCTAAATCAACGATCAAAATCACATTGAATCACTCTGGAAGAAGATAAGGAAGTAGACACAGGACATCCAGATAACAGAAAGAAAATTAATCTTCTGGAGGTAGAGAATGAGCTCCAACCAATCAGTATTGTATGAATAACCTATAGCTTTAGCTAAAACTTGTGAGGCTTCAACCAGTACTGTTGAGAGGACTATTTCATAAAGTACCATGAAGCATAACAAAGGAAAGGAGGTGAAATTAATGAGCTTGGAAGGGAAACGAGCCTCTTTTGACTCTGTCAAAGACCTCCAGCTTCTGCTTCTGCTTATTGTAGTTATTCTCCATGTTCATCACATCAAACCCTGCTATTCCTTTGCTATTATGGATAATCTTCATGCTGATCTTAATGGAACAGCAGTTGTTCTATGAATTTATAACTCTGTGTCAAGTCTATGGAGGCAGGAAATTTAAGTCTAATCAATGATTTATGGCTGTTTCATGAGAGTGCCATTAATAATCTGTTTTATCTTTAGGTCATCAAATGGTGGAGTAAAtggttattttcattttcagtgTCTTGTAACTAATGAAAGGCTGCTTCCTTCTATTTGCTTTTACCTTTTGCCTATCACAATAAAGGGTCATCTCCTGCAAAAAAATGAGGGAGAGTAACATCTTCACCACCTTTGCTCTGGATAAGTATGCATGCAATGTATTTGTTTTGGTCAGTTGCTTTTATTGATTGTATGTCAATCTTGTCTCATTTGGGTGATTGGATTCATGCTGTGGTCTTCTAAGGGACCTGCAGTTGATTTCAAGCATCGGGTTAATCTTATAGATGCAAATGCAATTGCATGTCAAGCAGGCCCCTGAAAGTCTGCAACTCAAGAGGTGTGACGCATAAAATATGTGTTATCTCCATGTTTCTTATATTATCTTTGCAATTCTCTTGTATATTTGAGGTTCTGAGTTGATGAATTAGGGCTCATCTATAGGGATACTGAAAATTGTGAAGAGCCTTCAAACCATGCAAAAGCAGTAGTGAAAGAGTGAACCAACCACCATTAATGATCTCATCACAGCCTCCTGTTTATGATGTCATTGCTGATGGATTTGGTGCTTTGGCATCACTtgtgtacatatatatatatatatatatgtgtgtgtgtgtgtgtgtgtgtgtgtgtgtctgtTTGTATCTTACTTCACATCAATTGGCATTAAACTTTGCTAAAAAGATTAGTAATGTATCCACAAATAAttagaaagagaaaggaaaaaaaagaaacatcaaTAAAAGCTTGTATACAGTTCAAGTTCAAGGAGATATTACATGGAATTGGAAGAGAGTTCACGGATAAAGAAAGCTTACATGAAGCTGAATTCTGGAAAAGTCTATGTGGAAGAGGAAGAGGGCTAGATGAGCCTAGTAACTCGTTGGAGAGTCCAATTATGCTTCAAAGTTCCAAGTGAAAACAACATAGAGAACTTTTGCATCTCAACTTGCTTCCTTATTGACCTTACTTCTAACTTGTGCTTCTCAGGTAAAATCCAGCATACTTTCCCATGTACTCTTCTGAAGTTCTGGTTCTCGTGAACCATTCTTATTCATTCACATTTTTATCTTCCAGTCCCACTTCCCCATCAATCTTCTCTAAAGTCCTTTTCTTGCAATTCTGGAAATAAACCGTACAGACCACCCATTTCAACACATTCCCAATACAAAACAACAGAACTTGGGCTATGATTCCACTCCCCCTTTCACTGCATCCAGCATAGAGGCATGTCAGCCTTAGACTGACCCCCGATACGAAGAAAACAAGCATCAACAGCCGTCCACACTCCTTGCTACCTCTACTAAAGTATGAAGATATCATCAATGCTTCAGTCCCATAACTCTCCTCCAAAATTGAAAACACTATACTCGTATTCCATACAACACTCCAATCCAAGTACTTTATTAACACTGCTATAAAAGCTGCCCCAAAAAATACACTAAAGAACACATGATACAAGAATCCTTCTTTTTCAAGTAAATCCTCGTACCAAAACCGCACTGAAATGATATAGTAGTTAATTACCAACCACAGTAATCCAAGTAAACCACAGATTGAGAGGAGGAGAACATAAACATGTGATAAAAGGGTCCTTCAGTCTTGCCTTATGGAAAATTTCATATGCTTCCTCTTTCAGAGCCATTGGCTTCTCTCCTTCATGTAGCTTTGATGCTAAGTTGACAGTCACAATCATGTTAAAGAACTCGAGGAGATGGAGGGGCACCAAATAGAGGAGACCCAACAGAAccaatttaagaaaaaaatcccAAGTCATTCTCATTGCTGGGTCAAGCCAATCCCACCGGTTAGAGTAACCAGGAGGAGGTTTTAGAATTTCATAGGCTTCAACAAGTGTTCTCTGGAAGATCATTTCATagaaaatcaagaagaaaaacagagggAGAGAAGTGACAAAACTGGAGATTACGAAGTTGATGCTTTTGTAAGGGATCATTAGAGCTCCTGTGACAACTTGAAAGAACTCCTGCACCTGCTTCATCATAAGACTGATGTTGCTTAGCTCCAAGCCTTTCACCTCTGTGATCAATTATAAGTTTCCTAACATAGATGGAGAGGATTGAAGCAGATGAAGTCTTCTCTTGGTGGTTGCAGTCTTCTTCCCCCTTGGACTGCATTACAGATGAGATTAATGCTGTATACCCCACCATGTGATGTGGACATGTGCATCCAAAAGCATATAGCTTTAATTTGGTTGACCTTGACTTTGATAGGCTTCAGTCATCACCAGGTCACCAACTCATACTAGATCCAGTTGCATTTTATTGTAATTGAGAGAATAACCCAAATGAATTTAACCGAAGCTGGTCCCTgaatttcaaaaccatgctTTCCCCCATCCTTTCACCTTGAGTTCCCAATCAgcttagacaacaaaaataaataaattgtttgtttttttaattaaaaagggtGATTTTCACATTTCTGTGTCTTCTAACCAATGAAGGGCTTGTTTTTTGCCTCATAATGTTGGCATATCAAAGAAAAAGGTTGTCCCCTGGATCATAACAGGGGTATTTGTTGTTGTCAGTTGCTTTTATTGATAACAGAAATTTGATTGCGATTTGTGTATGTTGCTTGTCAATCTTGTTTCATCAGGGTGATTGGATTCATGCTGTGATCTTTTGAGGGACCTGCTGTTGATTTCAAGCATCCTGTCGATCCCATTGATGCAAATAAGAGTGCTTGCAGAGTATTTCCTTTAGTGGGAGTTTCCAGAAAGaaccaatttttttcattgtagatGCCAAGAACTATGCATTAGTCCGGGGCAGGGAAAGGGCTGGAAATTTAAGCTAGATGCAATGCCCACATTGCTTTCTGTTAGAATTCATGAGAGTTTGCCTTTGAAAATGTCTTAGTTAGACTTAGTCTCTGTTTTGCTATCTCTGATTTTCAGTTTTTCTGTTAGTAGAAGTAGTCATAGCAGCTGAGAGTTTTTAGCATTTTCAGTTTGGttgtaagcctataaataggcattCTCTTTGGTGAAATATAGTGTGTGTCTTTCTCCAACTCAGTACTCTAATATTTTCTGAAAGTTTTAGTTCCTTTCTCCAGATTTTTTAacagtggtatcagagcaaaaTTCCTACGGGCTGTGAGGCAAAGTTTTTGAGTGTTTTGAGTACTAAACACAGTGAGGTTGAGTGCAAACACTAGTGAGGTTGAGTGATCTATTTTTTTCAGGCAACTGTGGTGCAAACATGACTCCTTCTAGCAATATTTCCTCTGTAATTCCAGTGTTTAATGGTGAACACTATCACATTTGGGCTGTCAAGATGAGGTTTTACTTAAGGTCTCAAGGTTTGTGGAATGTTGTGATGTCAGAAGCTGATCCACCACCATTGGGAGCAAATCCTACAGTTGCTCAGATGAAAGCATATGAGGAAGAAAAACTCAAGAAAGACAAAGCCATCACTTGCCTACATTCAGGACTTGCAGACCACATCTTCACCAAAATCATGAACTTGGAAACACCTAAACAGGTATGGGACAAGCTCCAAGGTGAATTTGAGGGCAGTGAAAGAGTAAAAAATGTTAGACTCCTCACATTGAAGAGAGAGTTTGAGTTGATGAAGATGAAAGACGACGAATCTGTCAAAGATTATTCTGGCAGGTTAATGGATGTTGTAAACCAAATGCGGCTTCTTGGTGAGGCATTTACAGATCAAAAGGTGGTAGAAAAGATCATGGTTTCAGTGCCTCAAAAGTTTGAAACCAAGATTTCTGCAATTGAAGAGTCTTGTGACCTGCAAACTCTCACAATTGTAGAGTTAACCAGCAAGCTTCATGCACAGGAGCAAAGGGTCTTAATGAGAGGTGATGAAGCTACTGAAGGTGCTTTTCAAGCAAATCACAAGGGAAAGAATTCTGGAAACTTGCAAGGAAAGAAGTTCTTCAAGAACAGCAGAGGGAAAACTGAAGGGTcttcaagaaaaggaaaatttccgCCTTGCTCTCATTGCAAAAGAACCAACCATGCTGAGAAAGATTGTTGGCACAAAGGTAAACCTCTCTTTAATTGTAacttttgcaataaacttggccataGTGAGAAGTATTGCAGAGCCAAGAAAAAACAATCTCAACAGCAACCAGAACAACATGCAAGTGTGACTGAAGAAgacaaaaatgatgatgagCATTTATTTATGGCATCACAAGCACTCAGTTCTCATGAACTGAATACTTGGCTCATTGACAGTGGCTGCACAAGTCACATGACCAAACATCTGTCAATATTTACCTCCATTGATAGATCAGTTCAACCAAAGGTCAAGTTGGGAAATGGTGAAGTTGTGCAAGCCAAAGGAAAAGGGACAATTGCTATCAGCACCAAGAGAGGTACAAAAATTGTCACTAATGTTCTTTATATTCCAGATTTAGATCAGAATCTTCTTAGTGTTGCACAAATGCTAAGAAATGGATATGCAGTctctttcaaagaaaatttttgttttatctctGATGTACACGGAACAGAGAtagcaaaaattaaaatgaatggaaatagtttttatttgaagCTTGATTTAGTTGAAGGTCATGTCTTTAGTGCCAAGATTGATGAGAGTGTTGTTTGGCACAAAAGATATGGTCATTTCAACTTGAAGTCATTGAGGTTCATGCAAGAAGCTGGTATGGTTGAAGACATGCCTGAAATCTCAGTTAATGCTCAAACTTGTGAAAGTTGTGAGCTAGGGAAGCAACAACGACAACCATTCCCTCAAAATATGTCCAAGAGAGCTACTCACAAGCTGGAATTAATCCATTCAGATATTTGTGGACCAATGAGCACAACCTCATTGAGCAACAATGTGTATTTTGCgctatttattgatgatttcagCAGAATGACttgggtttattttctaaaaaccaagTAACAAGTGCTCTCTATGTTCAAAAGcttcaagaaaatggttgaaactcaAAGTGGTCAGAACGTTAAGGTGCTCAGAACTGATAATGGAGGTGAGTATACCTCAAAAGAGTTTAGTCTCTTTTGTCAAGAAGCTGGAATTGTACACCAGCTAACAGCTCCATACTCACCACAGCAGAATGGAGTCTCTGAGAGGAAGAACAGAACCGTGATGGAGATGGTAAGGTGCATGCTATTCGAGAAGAAGCTACCAAAGCTTCTATGGGCTGAAGCAGTCAACACCTCAGTGTATTTGCTTAACAGACTACCAACTAAGTCTATTCAGAGCAAAACACCAATAGAGGCATGGTCTGGTGTAAAACCTTCTGTCAAGCACCTGAAAGTTTTTGGCTCATTTTGTTATCTTCATGTGTCATCTGTCAAGAGAGGGAAGCTTGATGAAAGAGCTGAGAAAGGTGTCTTTGTTGGTTATGCAGCAGAATCAAAAGGTTACAGAATTTATAGCTTGAGTAGAATGAAAATCGTGATAAGTAGAGATGTGCACTTTGATGAAAACTCCTATTGGAATTGGGACTTGAAGAAAGTTCATAAATGTGATCAAACCACTCCATCTATTCTTGAACCAGCAATAGAAAGTACAATCATTGAAGGTCCACTTGATGTTGAAGCAACTTCAGACACACCAGTGCTTAAGATGAGGCCATTATCTGATGTGTACGAGAGGTGCAATCTTGTACATGCTGAGCCTACATGTTACAAGGAAGCTGCAAGATTTCTAGAATGGATTGAGGCCATGAAAGCTGAAATTGATGCTATCGAAAGAAATGGAACCTGGAAGTTGACAGAACTACCTGAAGCTAAGAATGCAATTGGTGTAAAGTGGGTTTTCagaactaaatttaattcagaTGGTTCAATCTTCAGGCACAAGGCTAGATTGGTTGTGAAGGGTTTTGCTCAAGTTGCTGGAGTGGACTATGGTGATACATTTGCACCAGTAGCTAGACATGACACTATAAGGCTACTACTTGCACTTGCTGGTCAAATGGGATGGAAAGTGTACCATTTAGATGTCAAGTCAGCTTTTCTAAATGGTATACTTCTTGAAGAAATTTATGTTCAACAACCAGAAGGCTTTGAGGTTATTGGCCATGAACTCAAAGTGTACAAGCTACATAAGGCTCTCTATGGTTTGAAGCAAGCACCAAGGGCCTGGTATAGCAGAATTGATTCTCATCTGATCCAACTTGGATTTAGGAGGAGTGAAAATGAAGCTACTTTgtatttgaaacaaaatgagGATGGTTTGCAACCGGTAGTAtcactttatgttgatgacatgctagTGACCGGAAGCAATGTAAAATTGCTAGCTgatttcaaaatggaaatgcaGGATGTATTTGAGATGTCTGACCTTGGCATCATGAACTACTTCCTTGGAATGGAAATATACCAATGCAGCTGGGGTATCTTCATTTCACAAAGAAAATATGCTATGGATATTCTCAAGAAATTCAAGCTAGAATCATGCAAAGAAGTAGCAACTCCGCTGgcacaaaatgagaaaatttcaaagaatgatGGTGAGAAACTTGAGGAACCCTCTGCATATAGAAGCTTGGTGGGCAGCCTACTATACTTGACAGTAACCAGACCTGACTTGATGTTTCCAGCTAGTTTGCTTTCAAGGTTCATGAGTTCACCAAGCAATGTTCACATGGGAGTTGCAAAGAGGGTGCTAAAGTATGTTAAAGGTACAACAAATCTTGGCATTTGGTATTTAAAGACAGGAGGAGTTAAGCTAGATGGTTATGCTGATAGTGATTGGGCAGGAAGTGTTGATGATATGAAGAGCACTTCAGGTTATGCATTTACAATCGGTTCAGGTGTCATATGCTGGAATTCAAGAAAGCAAGAAGTAGTGGCACAATCaactacagaagctgagtatatCTCCTTAGCAGCTGCTGCAAATCAAGCAATATGGTTGAGAAAATTGCTTGCTGATTTAGGCCAGGAACAAAGCTCACCAACTGAGCTTTACTGTGACAATAAGTCAGCCATTTCCATTGCTCAAAATCCTGTCCATCATGGCAGAACCAAGCacataaatgtaaaattccACTCCATAAGGGAAGCTGAAAAGAATTCACTTGTTAAGCTGCATTATTGCTCAACTGATGAGCAACTTGTTGACATAATGACTAAAGGACTTCCTAAATCAAGGCTGGAGTTCCTAAGGTTGAAGCTTGGTATGTCCAAGGCAAATCTCAAGGAGGAGTGTTAGAATTCATGAGAGTTTGCCTTTGAAAATGTCTTAGTTAGACTTAGTCTCTGTTTTGCTATCTCTGATTTTCAGTTTTTCTGTTAGTAGAAGTAGTCATAGCAGCTGAGAGTTTTTAGCATTTTCAGTTTGGttgtaagcctataaataggcattCTCTTTGGTGAAATATAGTGTGTGTCTTTCTCCAACTCGGTACTCTAATATTTTCTGAAAGTTTTAGTTCCTTTCTCCAGATTTTTTAACACTTTCTACCTCTGCTAAAATATGCAGATAATGCAGGCGGTTCTGCCCCACACAACACTCCAATCCAAGTAGTTTGTAAGCTCATCATGCAGAAGCCTCCTTGAAATAACATAGTAGTTTGTTACCAACCACGCAAATCCAAGTAAAGCACAATTTGAGAAGAGGAGAGCACATTCTGATATGATAAAAGGGACATTGTATGAACACATATAGCCTTGATGCCAAACCTAAACCACAAACACGAGTGAGCTCTAGGAGATGAAGGGTCACCAGATCTAGGACACCCGGTTGAatcaatttatgaaaaaagtCCCTAGTCGTTCTTCTATGGCCAATACCAGCTTATGTCACTAGGAGCTTTTGTTAGAATTTCTGAGGCTTCAGGTGGTGTGCTTTGGAGGATAATCTCATGGAAAACTAACTGACTTTGTTGTTGTTGAACAATCATAGCCTTTAATTTGGATAATTATCAATCATCTCCCTATGAGCAACAGACATGTCCTCGGTGTATATATCCTTTGAACTTCAGTCTTCATCAACAATCAAGATCTGATACTGAATACCCTTAGTCTTACTTTCCACACAATcataatatatgaaaaataaaaataaactatttggGTAATACTTCCATTTTATGAAAAGCTTGGTTAAATATTGCAGGTGGGAAAGTTTGTCACCACCATAACAATCAAAGTTGACCTTTGAATACCTGTTACTTATCACATTCACATGATCATGGGTTCGAGATCCAAGAATAGACTTGGAATTCAATTCATACTGGGTAGGAACAcagacaaaaaaataattttcacccATACCCATGGTGCCTAATGTTTCTCAAAAATCCAGTTTCAAGGGACTATCCTGCGGCACGCTGCAACTTTTATGATCCGCCAGTGATTTGAATTGGTGGGATGGATCATGGATGGCTGTTCAGAATTTCAAAAGCCTTCCCTATTGTCAATTCGGATTTGATTTGAGAGAGATAAAGAAGATCACTTAGAACTGTGGAATAAGAGATTGTAAGTTATTCATTGTAGGTAACATCTTgaagaaaaatacataagattatcttttagaaaaatctttGCAAAGGAGATCATCTTCTCTACCTTCTTCCATGTCAACCTTCTCCCTCCAGCGCCTCTTGCAATCATGGTAGTAAACCATGCAGACTACCCATTTCATGACCTTTCTCACACACCCCAAGCCTGTACGAACAAAAGCAAGTACAATCATACCGGAAAAACTCCCTCTTACAAGAAGGGTTGACAAGGATAGGCCATATaaccaaataaaattgaagagcATCAACACAAATCCACGCACTCTATTGCCTTTGCTCAAGTATTGTGAGGTTGACAAGGCTTGAAGACAACCCTTGTCCTCTAAAATTGAAATAACGACACCCATATTCCACCAGGCGCTCAACACCAACCAAATTCCAAAGGCTATAATCACACCCATCATAGAAACAAGAAGCAAGAGCACATTCCCTGACACCAGTAAGGGGCCCAATAGGATGAAAAACACTATCACCATCAAGGACAAATTGGACAAGAGGAAGGTATAAATGTAGGTAACAAGAGGGCCTTTCCACCTGGTTTTGGCGACCGAATTACGGAGCATATCTTGTAAACCTAGTGTTCTGGCTCCGGCATGAATCGCAGAAGCTGAATAAACGGTAGTGACTGCAGTGAGGAGGTTCAATAATTGAATGGGGATCAAGTAA contains these protein-coding regions:
- the LOC100267371 gene encoding uncharacterized protein LOC100267371, which gives rise to MERMRFLGTFGIIREAVRVGIRNPSFIPLATIVSLPLFCITLLHEWLLQHILMEASFSPQLSELPPNSNAVTRLTHMMSGTGRVLLLALLYLIPIQLLNLLTAVTTVYSASAIHAGARTLGLQDMLRNSVAKTRWKGPLVTYIYTFLLSNLSLMVIVFFILLGPLLVSGNVLLLLVSMMGVIIAFGIWLVLSAWWNMGVVISILEDKGCLQALSTSQYLSKGNRVRGFVLMLFNFIWLYGLSLSTLLVRGSFSGMIVLAFVRTGLGCVRKVMKWVVCMVYYHDCKRRWREKVDMEEGREDDLLCKDFSKR